The sequence below is a genomic window from Deltaproteobacteria bacterium.
GCGCCAACTGCCGGCCGCGGGCCGAGCAGCCGCTCGCGCGCGGTCTGTCCAATCACCGCCACGCGGCGTTGGTAGCGAATATCGTCAGGCAGAATGAATCGTCCCGCCGCGAGCGTGGAGTCGCGCAGCGCTTGCGTCGTCGGCTCGACCCCGCGCACATCCACCGACCGTCCTGCCGCCGCTCCGCGCACGTACGTCCATTCTAGCACTTCCGCGCTCACCACTTCGGCATGGCGTGCCGAGGTGCGTACCGCTTGGACGTCGGCGAGCTTGAAGTTAAGCGTGCGCCGCTCTTCGGCGGGCGAGAGATCCTCGCCGACGCGGCCGGGAAATACGTACACGAGGTTCTTGCCAATCTTCTGCATGCCGCGATCGACCATGCCGTGGACGCCGACTCCCCAACCCACCAACAACACCACCGAGGCGGTTCCCCAGACGATGCCGAACATCGTCAACGCCGCCCACCGGCGGTGCAACCGCATGGTGGTCAGCGCTTGTCTGATGATGGCGAGAAGCATCACCCCATCCGCTACGATGGCACCGGCATCTTGTCTGTGTCCACCGGCAAGATACCGGTGCCACCCGATATCCGTTCGCCTATCTTGGACTGGGCCTCGTCGCGTTCTACAGCGCCATCACGCAAGCGCAGAATGCGCGTGACGCGTTCGCCGATGCGCGGGTCGTGCGTCACGACGATCACGGTCTGGCCGTCGCGATTGAGCGTCTCGATGATGTCCATGATGGCGTCGCCGGTGGCGGTGTCGAGCGCGCCGGTCGGTTCGTCGGCAAGAATCAGTGACGGGCGATTGATCAAGGCGCGCGCAATCGCCACGCGTTGCCGCTCGCCCCCGGACAGCTCGGTCGGTCGATGCGCGGCGCGGTCGGCGAGTCCGACGCGGTCGAGCAGTGCCAGCGACCGCTCGCGGCGTTCGTGCCGGCCGACGCGACGGTAGAGCAGCGGCAACTCGACGTTCTCCAGCGCGGTCAGGCGCGGCAAGAGGTTGAAGGCTTGGAAGATGAATCCAATCTGCTCGCCGCGCAGCGTCGCCAAGCCGACATCGTCAATCTGATCGACGCGTTGACCGGCGAACTCATACGTCCCGGAAGTTGCACGCGACAAGCAGCCCAGAACGTCCATTAGCGTCGTCTTGCCTGATCCCGACGGACCCATGACCCCAACGTACTCGCCGGGCGCGATGTCGAGGTCGACTTGCGTGAGCGCGCGCACCGCAGCCTCGCCCATGTCGTAGATCTTGGTGACGTTACGGAGCCTGATCAGCGGTCGTGCAGAGCTCACAAGACCATCCTGCTGCAACTTGCCCTACTGCAACTTGATCACCTCGCCTTCCGCGAGGCCGTCGAGGATCTCGACGCGATCGGCGCGCGAAATTCCAAGTCGCACCGTTCGCCGTGTCAAGCGCGCTGGCGAGGCATGTTCGACGACCTCAACGACCAGATCGTTGCCCTCGTAGAGCAAGGCGGCCTCGGGCACGACCAGCGCGCTGTCGTGCACCTCGGCAACGATGTCGGCATCGCCCGACATCCGCGGCCACAGCGCGTCGACGCCGTCGAGCACCGTCACCTCGACTTTGAACGACGTGACGTTCTCCTTGCGATCGCCGAGCGACGCGATCTTGCGCACACGGCCAGGGAAAATGCGCTCCGGGTACGTTTCGGTGCGAATGCGCGCGGGCATGCCGATCCGCACTTGCGCGATCTCGTTCTCATCGACAGTGCCGAGCAGGTGCATTTGCGACGTGTCAGCGATCGTCATCACCACCGTGCCGCCGGTGACCGATGCCACCGAGGCAACGGCGGCGCCGGGATTCAGCTCGCGCCGTAGCACTAGTCCATCAATGGGCGCGGTGATGGTCGCGTACGCGAGTTCCTGCTCGAGCCGTTCGAGTGTGGCGCCGGCGCGATCGAGACGCGCATCGGCTCGCGCGTGGTCGGCACGGCTGCGGTCGGTGACATCAGCCGACTCGACGCCGCGATGGAACAGATCTTCCTTGCGGCGCAGCTCGACGCCGGCCTGATCACGTTCAACTTGCGCTTCGTGAACGACGGCGCGTGCCTCGCGCACGGCGGCTTCCAAGGTTTCACGGTCGATCTCCGCGATCACTTGCCCCGCCGTCACACGATCACCGGCGTCGACGTGGAAACGCTCGACGATGCCGCTGACCTTAGCCCGCACCTCGACCAGATGCTCGGGTTCGATCGTGCCGGAGGCGACGACCACTCGCTCGATCGTACCGCGTTCGACGGTCGCGGTTTTGCCGATCTCGGGACCACGCCCGCGCACACGCGCAACGACCAACGCCCCGATCAAGGCGAGGACGACGACGGCCAGTCCGATGAGAACTCTACGTCGCATCACCCTGCCGGGACTGTACTGCGGATGGAGGGGAGTCGTCGAGAAGCATCACACAAGGGTGGGATGCAGGCGGGATGCCAGCCACGGTTTCGGCTCCCGCACCGCCGCCGACCTCACGCGACGCATACCACCGACTGCAACGGGTGCAGCCAGAGCGATGCGGTGCCTCAAACCGCGCAGGCCGCAGCCAGGCTGGACAGCGCGACACCCCGGCGGGCTTGACGGATCGGATGGCGATCCATGCCGTTGGTGCAGTACACAAAGGAGATACCGCTGTCCGGATCGGCCCACGCGATTTGACCACCGGCACCGTTGTGCCCGAACGAATATTCGGACCCATTGTGACCAAATCCACGATACGTGCGGTCGGCGTCGCCAGCAATCATCAGCCCAAGGGCCCGGTGAACTCGCTTGCCGAACAGCGGATCGGTCAGGTCGCCGGTGCGCACTCGCAACCCTTGCCGCACCGTGTCGGCCTTCCAGATCCGTTCGTCATCGCCGCGCAGCGCGGCCAGCAAGGCTTGATAGAATAGCGCGAGATCGGCGGCGGTCATCGTGCCGCCGCCACCGGGATTGCCGGCTTCGCGCGCGCGCGGATCGTTGAACCCCTGCAGCGCGTCTTCGGTAACCTCGGTGACGGGAAGTTCCGGCCAACCGAGCGCCTTCATTTCGTCCGCCGTCGGCAGCGCGCCGACGTGCTGAATGTCCGCCAGCCGTCGGTGCAGCGCCGGGGGCAAGCCGACGTACAAATCGCGCAACCCTAGCGGCTCGGCAATGCGCGTGCGCACGAATTCGCGGAAGTCGACGCCGGTGCGTTGTTCGATGATCGCAGCGATCACCCACATGCTCGAAGTCGGATGATACTCGAAGCGCGATCCCGGCTCCCAATTCAACCGCCAGCGGGCGAAGCGTTCGCGCCGTTTGGCGCGATCGTTCCATTCGGACATCGGGAAGGGCGCCAGTGGAAAGCCGGAGGTGTGGGTGAACAACTGCTCGACGGTGATGACGTCTTTTCCGTTGCTACCGAACTCGGGAAGAATGTCCGCCACCCGCTCGGTGACATCGAGCTTGCCCTCTTGGATGAGAAGCCATCCGGCGGTCGACGTCAGCGCCTTGGTGCACGAGAAGACGACGTACAATGTATCTTTTGTCGCGTCCGCCGCGCGGCCTTCGTGAGTCACGGCGCCGATGGTCCGCATCGCTGCCACCCGGCCGCGGCGCGCGATCGCGAGCTGCATGGACGGCAGCAAGCCGTCGCGCACCTCGCGCTCGGCGCGGGTGAACAAGGCTTTGAGTTTCTCCGGATCGATTCCAACCTGCACGGGAGACTCCGCGAAATGTGTGAGGTCTGCCATGTGCGCACCATAGCGCGAGCGCCGAACAAGTTTCCAGTGGTCTCTGGTTCGTGGTTCATGGTTTCTGACT
It includes:
- a CDS encoding ABC transporter ATP-binding protein, with translation MIRLRNVTKIYDMGEAAVRALTQVDLDIAPGEYVGVMGPSGSGKTTLMDVLGCLSRATSGTYEFAGQRVDQIDDVGLATLRGEQIGFIFQAFNLLPRLTALENVELPLLYRRVGRHERRERSLALLDRVGLADRAAHRPTELSGGERQRVAIARALINRPSLILADEPTGALDTATGDAIMDIIETLNRDGQTVIVVTHDPRIGERVTRILRLRDGAVERDEAQSKIGERISGGTGILPVDTDKMPVPS
- a CDS encoding efflux RND transporter periplasmic adaptor subunit, with product MRRRVLIGLAVVVLALIGALVVARVRGRGPEIGKTATVERGTIERVVVASGTIEPEHLVEVRAKVSGIVERFHVDAGDRVTAGQVIAEIDRETLEAAVREARAVVHEAQVERDQAGVELRRKEDLFHRGVESADVTDRSRADHARADARLDRAGATLERLEQELAYATITAPIDGLVLRRELNPGAAVASVASVTGGTVVMTIADTSQMHLLGTVDENEIAQVRIGMPARIRTETYPERIFPGRVRKIASLGDRKENVTSFKVEVTVLDGVDALWPRMSGDADIVAEVHDSALVVPEAALLYEGNDLVVEVVEHASPARLTRRTVRLGISRADRVEILDGLAEGEVIKLQ
- a CDS encoding beta-lactamase family protein; translation: MADLTHFAESPVQVGIDPEKLKALFTRAEREVRDGLLPSMQLAIARRGRVAAMRTIGAVTHEGRAADATKDTLYVVFSCTKALTSTAGWLLIQEGKLDVTERVADILPEFGSNGKDVITVEQLFTHTSGFPLAPFPMSEWNDRAKRRERFARWRLNWEPGSRFEYHPTSSMWVIAAIIEQRTGVDFREFVRTRIAEPLGLRDLYVGLPPALHRRLADIQHVGALPTADEMKALGWPELPVTEVTEDALQGFNDPRAREAGNPGGGGTMTAADLALFYQALLAALRGDDERIWKADTVRQGLRVRTGDLTDPLFGKRVHRALGLMIAGDADRTYRGFGHNGSEYSFGHNGAGGQIAWADPDSGISFVYCTNGMDRHPIRQARRGVALSSLAAACAV